A region of Caretta caretta isolate rCarCar2 chromosome 26, rCarCar1.hap1, whole genome shotgun sequence DNA encodes the following proteins:
- the SEMA4C gene encoding LOW QUALITY PROTEIN: semaphorin-4C (The sequence of the model RefSeq protein was modified relative to this genomic sequence to represent the inferred CDS: inserted 1 base in 1 codon), producing the protein MPRGSMDTSLPGLALLTAVCLSVGTTDTAWWNLVPRKTIPYNELKDVAKRFSKAGVSHYKTLTLGEAERVLYVGAREAIFALATGTMELKAAISWEAPAEKKVECIQKGKNNQTDCFNYIRFLQSYNSSHLYACGTFAFQPKCTYIELSSFSLNRLAFEDGKGKCPYDPAKGHTGLIVDGELYSATLNNFLGTEPVILRNRGPHYSMKTEYLASWLNEPHFVGSAYVQESVGSSSGDDDKVYFFFSERAVEYDCYAEQVVARVARVCKGDVGGARTLQKKWTTFLKARLVCSIPEQQLHFNRLQAVYTLGGAGWRDTTFFGLFQARWGDVDVSAVCQYHIEDVRKAFEGPYKEYREQAQKWGRYSDQVPSPRPGACITDWHRQNGVXELPDNTLNFAKKHPLMDEPVLPCHNRPLLLKKDANFTRLVVDRVRGLDGASYNVLFIGTGDGWLHKALVLPSRVHLVEELQVFEPAQPIESLVLARQKKLLFAGSRSQVVRLSLADCAKYRSCTDCVLAKDPYCAWSRNASRCLRADGADGSLLVQDVVNADTALCNLLRAAPSVKVTPKNITVVAGADLVLPCRLTSNLARARWTFDGRELAEDQASLLYDAHLQALVLLGAGPQHGGAYRCFSEEQGARLAAEGYVVSVVAGPAATLEARAPLESLGLVWMVAIALGALCLVLLLGVLSLRRRLREELAKGAKAAESTLVYPIELPKEPSSPKFVPSADSDEKLWDPASYYYSDGSLKIVPGRAMCQNGSATPSPPANGIPGQPLASPPPHSPSRIHLGSIRGSSSNGYIRLQLGAEERPGYGDLAEELRRKLQQRQALPDSNPEESSV; encoded by the exons AGCTGAAGGACGTGGCGAAGCGGTTCTCCAAGGCGGGCGTGTCCCACTACAAGACGCTGACGCTGGGCGAGGCCGAGAGGGTGCTGTACGTGGGTGCCCGTGAGGCCATCTTCGCCCTTGCCACTGGCACCATGGAGCTGAAGGCAGCG ATCTCCTGGGAGGCTCCGGCAGAGAAGAAAGTGGAATGTATCCAGAAGGGCAAGAACAACCAG ACCGACTGTTTCAACTACATCCGCTTCCTCCAGAGCTACAACAGTTCCCACCTGTACGCATGCGGCACCTTCGCCTTCCAGCCCAAGTGCACCTACATC GAGCTGTCCAGTTTCTCCCTCAACAGGCTGGCCTTCGAGGATGGGAAGGGGAAGTGCCCCTACGACCCGGCCAAGGGCCACACGGGCCTCATCGTGG ATGGTGAGTTGTACTCGGCGACACTCAACAACTTCCTGGGGACAGAGCCCGTGATCCTGCGTAACCGGGGCCCCCACTACTCCATGAAGACGGAGTACCTGGCCTCCTGGCTGAATG AGCCCCACTTCGTGGGCTCAGCCTACGTGCAGGAGAGCGTGGGCAGCAGCAGCGGGGACGACGACAAGGTCTACTTCTTCTTCAGCGAGCGGGCCGTGGAGTACGACTGCTACGCCGAGCAGGTGGTGGCCCGTGTGGCCCGGGTCTGCAAG ggggACGTGGGCGGCGCCCGGACCCTGCAGAAGAAGTGGACGACGTTCCTCAAGGCCCGGCTGGTCTGCTCCATCCCGGAGCAGCAGCTGCATTTCAACCGGCTGCAGGCCGTGTACACGCTGGGCGGGGCCGGCTGGCGCGACACCACCTTCTTCGGCCTCTTCCAGGCTCGCTG gggGGACGTGGACGTCTCTGCCGTCTGCCAGTACCACATCGAGGACGTGCGCAAGGCCTTCGAGGGGCCCTACAAGGAGTACCGGGAGCAGGCCCAGAAGTGGGGCAGGTACTCGGACCAGGTGCCCAGCCCCCGGCCTGGGGCG TGCATCACGGACTGGCACCGGCAGAACGGTG GGGAGCTGCCGGACAACACGCTGAACTTCGCCAAGAAGCACCCGCTGATGGACGAGCCGGTGCTGCCATGCCACAACCGGCCCCTGCTGCTCAAGAAGGACGCCAACTTCACCCGGCTGGTGGTGGACCGGGTGCGCGGGCTGGATGGGGCCTCCTACAACGTGCTCTTCATTGGGACAG GTGATGGGTGGCTCCACAAGGCCCTAGTCCTGCCCTCCCGCGTCCATCTCGTGGAGGAGCTGCAGGTCTTCGAGCCGGCGCAGCCCATCGAGAGCCTCGTGCTGGCCCGCCAGAAG aagcTGCTCTTTGCCGGATCTCGCTCCCAGGTGGTGCGGCTGTCCCTGGCCGACTGCGCCAAGTACCGCTCCTGCACCGACTGCGTCCTGGCCAAGGACCCCTACTGCGCCTGGAGCCGTAACGCCAGCCGCTGCCTCCGGGCTGACGGCGCTGACGG GTCCCTGCTGGTCCAGGACGTGGTGAACGCGGACACGGCTCTCTGCAACCTCCTCCGAGCAGCCCCCTCAG TTAAAGTCACTCCCAAGAACATCACGGTGGTGGCCGGCGCAGACCTGGTCCTGCCCTGCCGCCTCACCTCCAACCTGGCCCGGGCACGCTGGACCTTCGATGGGCGGGAGCTGGCCGAGGACCAGGCCTCGCTGCTGTACGACGCCCACCTGCAGGCCCTGGTCCTCCTGGGCGCGGGACCCCAGCACGGTGGCGCCTACCGGTGCTTCTCGGAGGAGCAGGGCGCGCGCCTGGCGGCCGAGGGCTACGTGGTGTCGGTGGTGGCCGGCCCGGCCGCCACGCTGGAGGCCCGGGCCCcgctggagagcctggggctggtGTGGATGGTGGCGATCGCCCTGGGCGCCCTgtgcctggtgctgctgctgggggtgctgtCCCTGCGGCGCCGGCTGCGGGAGGAGCTGGCCAAGGGCGCCAAAGCCGCGGAGAGCACCCTGGTGTACCCCATCGAGCTGCCCAAGGAGCCCTCCAGCCCCAAGTTCGTCCCCAGCGCCGACTCGGACGAGAAGCTCTGGGACCCGGCCAGCTACTACTATTCGGACGGCTCCCTCAAGATCGTGCCGGGCCGCGCCATGTGCCAGAACGGCTCGGCCACACCCTCGCCCCCTGCCAACGGCATCCCCGGGCAGCCCCTGGCCTCCCCGCCCCCGCACTCGCCCAGCCGCATCCACCTGGGCAGCATCCGCGGCTCCTCCTCCAACGGCTACATCCGCCTGCAGCTGGGGGCCGAGGAGCGGCCCGGCTACGGCGACCTGGCCGAGGAGCTGCGACGCAAACTCCAGCAGCGGCAGGCGCTGCCCGACTCCAACCCCGAGGAGTCCTCGGTGTGA